In the genome of Limanda limanda chromosome 15, fLimLim1.1, whole genome shotgun sequence, one region contains:
- the mzt1 gene encoding mitotic-spindle organizing protein 1 translates to MASAANANLNAVRETMDVLLEISRLLNTGLDLESLSICVRLCEQGINPEALSAVIKELRKASESLKASENSTN, encoded by the exons ATGGCAAGTGCAGCCAATGCAAACCTTAACGCCGTCCGGGAGACGATGGACG TGCTGCTGGAGATCTCCAGGTTGCTGAATACTGGTTTGGACCTGGAGTCTCTGTCCATatgtgtgaggctgtgtgagCAGGGCATCAACCCGGAGGCCCTGTCGGCTGTCATCAAGGAGCTGCGGAAAGCGTCCGAGTCCCTCAAG gCTTCTGAAAACAGCACAAACTGA